One part of the Silurus meridionalis isolate SWU-2019-XX chromosome 26, ASM1480568v1, whole genome shotgun sequence genome encodes these proteins:
- the LOC124379752 gene encoding uncharacterized protein LOC124379752 isoform X5 produces MSSGRNSVFQVEDEDPLPGWSDCKTPVTLHQHFNLIRSTRLRGTTTSRVHPHPAQVPAVEEKPAAAQVPAVEVQPHAEGTYLDCATEEHTHTHIHHAKRKRYTHSYTSTESVCGMKLIAVLFSLQMWKLSEKVPGRTGRGQKISPGVLVQIGPLHTITNTTHLCTPLNMYINSYSIKALKPYNNR; encoded by the exons ATGAGCTCCGGGAGAAActccgtgttccaggtggaggatgaagaccctctgccgggatggAGCGACTGTAAGACCCCTGTAACG ctccatCAACACTTTAATCTCATAAGGAGCACGAGACTGAGAGGAACCACCACATCCAGAGTCCACCCACatccagctcaagttccagctgtggaggagaaaccagctgcagctcaagttccagctgtggag GTCCAGCCGCATGCAGAAGGTACATACTTGGACTGTGCTacagaagaacacacacacacacacatccaccatgcaaagagaaaaaggtacacacactcctacacttcCACAGAGTCAGTGTGTGGAATGAAGCTAATTGCTGTTCTCTTTAGCCTACAGATGTGGAAACTATCTGAGAAGGTTCCAGGCAGAACTGGACGGGGACAAAAAATCAGCCCTGGCGTTTTGGTCCAGATCGGCCCACTACATACGATCACAAACACTACTCATCTTTGCACACccttaaatatgtatataaactcCTATTCCATAAAAGCACTAAAGCCCTATAATAACAGGTAG
- the LOC124379752 gene encoding uncharacterized protein LOC124379752 isoform X4 has protein sequence MSSGRNSVFQVEDEDPLPGWSDCKTPVTLHQHFNLIRSTRLRGTTTSRVHPHPAQVPAVEEKPAAAQVPAVEEKPAAAQVPAVEVQPHAEGTYLDCATEEHTHTHIHHAKRKRYTHSYTSTESVCGMKLIAVLFSLQMWKLSEKVPGRTGRGQKISPGVLVQIGPLHTITNTTHLCTPLNMYINSYSIKALKPYNNR, from the exons ATGAGCTCCGGGAGAAActccgtgttccaggtggaggatgaagaccctctgccgggatggAGCGACTGTAAGACCCCTGTAACG ctccatCAACACTTTAATCTCATAAGGAGCACGAGACTGAGAGGAACCACCACATCCAGAGTCCACCCACatccagctcaagttccagctgtggaggagaaaccagctgcagctcaagttccagctgtggaggagaaaccagctgcagctcaagttccagctgtggag GTCCAGCCGCATGCAGAAGGTACATACTTGGACTGTGCTacagaagaacacacacacacacacatccaccatgcaaagagaaaaaggtacacacactcctacacttcCACAGAGTCAGTGTGTGGAATGAAGCTAATTGCTGTTCTCTTTAGCCTACAGATGTGGAAACTATCTGAGAAGGTTCCAGGCAGAACTGGACGGGGACAAAAAATCAGCCCTGGCGTTTTGGTCCAGATCGGCCCACTACATACGATCACAAACACTACTCATCTTTGCACACccttaaatatgtatataaactcCTATTCCATAAAAGCACTAAAGCCCTATAATAACAGGTAG
- the LOC124379752 gene encoding uncharacterized protein LOC124379752 isoform X7 — MSSGRNSVFQVEDEDPLPGWSDCKTPVTLHQHFNLIRSTRLRGTTTSRVHPHPAQVPAVEEKPAAAQVPAVEVQPHAEGTYLDCATEEHTHTHIHHAKRKSLQMWKLSEKVPGRTGRGQKISPGVLVQIGPLHTITNTTHLCTPLNMYINSYSIKALKPYNNR; from the exons ATGAGCTCCGGGAGAAActccgtgttccaggtggaggatgaagaccctctgccgggatggAGCGACTGTAAGACCCCTGTAACG ctccatCAACACTTTAATCTCATAAGGAGCACGAGACTGAGAGGAACCACCACATCCAGAGTCCACCCACatccagctcaagttccagctgtggaggagaaaccagctgcagctcaagttccagctgtggag GTCCAGCCGCATGCAGAAGGTACATACTTGGACTGTGCTacagaagaacacacacacacacacatccaccatgcaaagagaaaaag CCTACAGATGTGGAAACTATCTGAGAAGGTTCCAGGCAGAACTGGACGGGGACAAAAAATCAGCCCTGGCGTTTTGGTCCAGATCGGCCCACTACATACGATCACAAACACTACTCATCTTTGCACACccttaaatatgtatataaactcCTATTCCATAAAAGCACTAAAGCCCTATAATAACAGGTAG
- the LOC124379752 gene encoding uncharacterized protein LOC124379752 isoform X1: protein MSSGRNSVFQVEDEDPLPGWSDCKTPVTLHQHFNLIRSTRLRGTTTSRVHPHPAQVPAVEEKPAAAQVPAVEEKPAAAQVPAVEEKPAAAQVPAVEEKPAAAQVPAVEEKPAQVQNSVKAPSASVQPHAEGTYLDCATEEHTHTHIHHAKRKRYTHSYTSTESVCGMKLIAVLFSLQMWKLSEKVPGRTGRGQKISPGVLVQIGPLHTITNTTHLCTPLNMYINSYSIKALKPYNNR from the exons ATGAGCTCCGGGAGAAActccgtgttccaggtggaggatgaagaccctctgccgggatggAGCGACTGTAAGACCCCTGTAACG ctccatCAACACTTTAATCTCATAAGGAGCACGAGACTGAGAGGAACCACCACATCCAGAGTCCACCCACatccagctcaagttccagctgtggaggagaaaccagctgcagctcaagttccagctgtggaggagaaaccagctgcagctcaagttccagctgtggaggagaaaccagctgcagctcaagttccagctgtggaggagaaaccagctgcagctcaagttccagctgtggaggagaaaccagcacaAGTTCAAAATTCAGTTAAAGCTCCTTCAGCATCT GTCCAGCCGCATGCAGAAGGTACATACTTGGACTGTGCTacagaagaacacacacacacacacatccaccatgcaaagagaaaaaggtacacacactcctacacttcCACAGAGTCAGTGTGTGGAATGAAGCTAATTGCTGTTCTCTTTAGCCTACAGATGTGGAAACTATCTGAGAAGGTTCCAGGCAGAACTGGACGGGGACAAAAAATCAGCCCTGGCGTTTTGGTCCAGATCGGCCCACTACATACGATCACAAACACTACTCATCTTTGCACACccttaaatatgtatataaactcCTATTCCATAAAAGCACTAAAGCCCTATAATAACAGGTAG
- the LOC124379752 gene encoding uncharacterized protein LOC124379752 isoform X3, with translation MSSGRNSVFQVEDEDPLPGWSDCKTPVTLHQHFNLIRSTRLRGTTTSRVHPHPAQVPAVEEKPAAAQVPAVEEKPAAAQVPAVEEKPAAAQVPAVEEKPAAAQVPAVEEKPAQVQNSVKAPSASVQPHAEGTYLDCATEEHTHTHIHHAKRKSLQMWKLSEKVPGRTGRGQKISPGVLVQIGPLHTITNTTHLCTPLNMYINSYSIKALKPYNNR, from the exons ATGAGCTCCGGGAGAAActccgtgttccaggtggaggatgaagaccctctgccgggatggAGCGACTGTAAGACCCCTGTAACG ctccatCAACACTTTAATCTCATAAGGAGCACGAGACTGAGAGGAACCACCACATCCAGAGTCCACCCACatccagctcaagttccagctgtggaggagaaaccagctgcagctcaagttccagctgtggaggagaaaccagctgcagctcaagttccagctgtggaggagaaaccagctgcagctcaagttccagctgtggaggagaaaccagctgcagctcaagttccagctgtggaggagaaaccagcacaAGTTCAAAATTCAGTTAAAGCTCCTTCAGCATCT GTCCAGCCGCATGCAGAAGGTACATACTTGGACTGTGCTacagaagaacacacacacacacacatccaccatgcaaagagaaaaag CCTACAGATGTGGAAACTATCTGAGAAGGTTCCAGGCAGAACTGGACGGGGACAAAAAATCAGCCCTGGCGTTTTGGTCCAGATCGGCCCACTACATACGATCACAAACACTACTCATCTTTGCACACccttaaatatgtatataaactcCTATTCCATAAAAGCACTAAAGCCCTATAATAACAGGTAG
- the LOC124379752 gene encoding uncharacterized protein LOC124379752 isoform X2 yields the protein MKTLCRDGATLHQHFNLIRSTRLRGTTTSRVHPHPAQVPAVEEKPAAAQVPAVEEKPAAAQVPAVEEKPAAAQVPAVEEKPAAAQVPAVEEKPAQVQNSVKAPSASVQPHAEGTYLDCATEEHTHTHIHHAKRKRYTHSYTSTESVCGMKLIAVLFSLQMWKLSEKVPGRTGRGQKISPGVLVQIGPLHTITNTTHLCTPLNMYINSYSIKALKPYNNR from the exons atgaagaccctctgccgggatggAGCGACT ctccatCAACACTTTAATCTCATAAGGAGCACGAGACTGAGAGGAACCACCACATCCAGAGTCCACCCACatccagctcaagttccagctgtggaggagaaaccagctgcagctcaagttccagctgtggaggagaaaccagctgcagctcaagttccagctgtggaggagaaaccagctgcagctcaagttccagctgtggaggagaaaccagctgcagctcaagttccagctgtggaggagaaaccagcacaAGTTCAAAATTCAGTTAAAGCTCCTTCAGCATCT GTCCAGCCGCATGCAGAAGGTACATACTTGGACTGTGCTacagaagaacacacacacacacacatccaccatgcaaagagaaaaaggtacacacactcctacacttcCACAGAGTCAGTGTGTGGAATGAAGCTAATTGCTGTTCTCTTTAGCCTACAGATGTGGAAACTATCTGAGAAGGTTCCAGGCAGAACTGGACGGGGACAAAAAATCAGCCCTGGCGTTTTGGTCCAGATCGGCCCACTACATACGATCACAAACACTACTCATCTTTGCACACccttaaatatgtatataaactcCTATTCCATAAAAGCACTAAAGCCCTATAATAACAGGTAG
- the LOC124379752 gene encoding nischarin-like isoform X6, whose protein sequence is MSSGRNSVFQVEDEDPLPGWSDCKTPVTLHQHFNLIRSTRLRGTTTSRVHPHPAQVPAVEEKPAAAQVPAVEEKPAAAQVPAVEEKPAAAQVPAVEEKPAAAQVPAVEEKPAQVQNSVKAPSASVQPHAEAYRCGNYLRRFQAELDGDKKSALAFWSRSAHYIRSQTLLIFAHP, encoded by the exons ATGAGCTCCGGGAGAAActccgtgttccaggtggaggatgaagaccctctgccgggatggAGCGACTGTAAGACCCCTGTAACG ctccatCAACACTTTAATCTCATAAGGAGCACGAGACTGAGAGGAACCACCACATCCAGAGTCCACCCACatccagctcaagttccagctgtggaggagaaaccagctgcagctcaagttccagctgtggaggagaaaccagctgcagctcaagttccagctgtggaggagaaaccagctgcagctcaagttccagctgtggaggagaaaccagctgcagctcaagttccagctgtggaggagaaaccagcacaAGTTCAAAATTCAGTTAAAGCTCCTTCAGCATCT GTCCAGCCGCATGCAGAAG CCTACAGATGTGGAAACTATCTGAGAAGGTTCCAGGCAGAACTGGACGGGGACAAAAAATCAGCCCTGGCGTTTTGGTCCAGATCGGCCCACTACATACGATCACAAACACTACTCATCTTTGCACACccttaa
- the LOC124379748 gene encoding little elongation complex subunit 1-like, whose protein sequence is MGHELLQSLCRVYVGLCQKRGDSHKAHALAYRFLKEDFSQAPKLIMVMVTAWPSVFSCNSPLCRAIHIVCKMKAYGKMYYLLSKFLHWDTEPPGDPYRAITSTLKALLKDKSLTFQKSSWYGDDLCPAAWDYVFSLDLLCAQLGWIWTVSHVIRKSVWLILNTWLKQTQTEETQFRNVSVAAIFRLLGRLGQNGLKENVAASVEDLVKSITEFRGQNDLPWEVQLAVVYATHDLAPSNPKVALNALQSWKKDLTKPVPPAVPKCLKQISFICSQIKTKKIISLNNV, encoded by the exons ATgggacatgaactcctgcagtctctctgtagggtttatgtgggTTTGTGTCAAAAGAGAGGAGACTCTCATAAAGCACATGCCCTCGCCTACAGATTTCTCAAAGAAG acTTTTCTCAAGCCCCAAAACTGAtaatggtcatggtgacagcatggccaagtgtttTCTCCTGTAACAGCCCTTTATGCAGAGCCATTCACATCGTGTGCAAAATGAAGGCATACGGAAAGATGTATTATTTGCTCAGCAAGTTTCTGCACTGGGATACA GAGCCTCCTGGAGACCCCTACAGAGccatcaccagcacactgaaggctcttctgaaagacaaaagtctgactttccagaagagcagttggtatggtgatgatctctgtcctgctgcctgggactacgtcttcagcctggaccttctctgtgcacaactgggctggattTGGACCGTCTCCCATGTTATACG aaaaagTGTTTGGCTCATCTTGAACACGtggctgaaacaaacacaaacagaggaaacacagttcagaaacgtctctgtagcagcaatattcaggctacttg GGCGACTTGGCCAaaatggccttaaggagaacgTGGCAGCATCAGTGGAGGATCTGGTGAAAAGCATAACTGAGTTCAGGGGACAAAATG atttgccgtgGGAGGTGCAGCTCGCAGTGGTTTATGCCACTCATGATTTGGCACCCAGCAACCCCAAAGTCGCTCTGAACGCTTTACAATCATGGAAGAAAGACCTCACAAAGCCCGTTCCTCCAGCCGTCCCCAAGTGCCTGAAGCAGATCAGCTTTATTTGTTCTcagataaagacaaaaaaaattatttcattaaataatgtttaa